The Methanocella sp. genome window below encodes:
- a CDS encoding NUDIX domain-containing protein produces the protein MGAGKPFGLTVRAVIYDESGRILLLKRSMMSRNYPGKWEFPGGKVDPGERFDDAVLREVREETSLNCTIKRFIGAAEAQLPHVNAIQLVMEVEASGTIVISREHEGLRWVAPADLLSIDMVDWTVPFAKEHLLEHIK, from the coding sequence GTGGGTGCCGGAAAGCCATTCGGATTGACGGTCAGGGCGGTTATTTACGATGAGAGCGGGCGTATACTTCTATTAAAGCGGTCAATGATGTCCAGGAATTACCCGGGCAAATGGGAGTTCCCCGGAGGCAAGGTCGACCCTGGCGAGCGTTTTGACGATGCGGTCCTGCGCGAGGTAAGGGAAGAGACAAGCCTGAACTGCACTATTAAGCGCTTTATTGGAGCGGCGGAGGCACAGCTTCCCCATGTTAACGCTATCCAGCTGGTCATGGAAGTGGAAGCCTCCGGCACGATCGTCATCAGCCGCGAGCATGAAGGGCTTCGATGGGTTGCTCCTGCCGACTTACTCTCAATTGACATGGTTGATTGGACTGTACCTTTCGCTAAAGAGCATCTACTTGAGCATATAAAATGA
- a CDS encoding translation initiation factor IF-5A: MKQQTEIKTLKEGKFVIIDDEPCTIVSVQHSKPGKHGAAKARIDAIGLFDGQKRSIVNPVDAKVYVPIVERKSAQVLSIAGNTAQLMDSSSYETFELTIPEELKDKVKQGEEISYISSMGKMKIQMRG, from the coding sequence ATGAAGCAGCAAACTGAAATCAAGACCCTCAAGGAGGGCAAGTTCGTGATCATAGACGATGAGCCGTGCACCATCGTATCCGTGCAGCACTCTAAGCCCGGAAAGCATGGCGCCGCCAAAGCCCGTATCGACGCCATCGGCCTGTTCGACGGCCAGAAGCGGTCCATCGTCAACCCGGTGGACGCCAAGGTATACGTCCCCATTGTCGAGAGGAAAAGCGCCCAGGTTCTGTCCATCGCGGGCAATACGGCACAGCTCATGGACTCGTCCAGCTATGAGACTTTTGAGCTCACCATCCCGGAAGAGCTAAAGGATAAGGTCAAGCAGGGCGAAGAGATCTCGTACATTTCCTCGATGGGCAAGATGAAGATCCAGATGAGAGGGTGA
- a CDS encoding DUF2284 domain-containing protein, protein MSKPLDLLEKELRDMALKSGASDLQFIMPSQIVTAHWVRLKCQFGCKNYGTRYTCPPYSPSPEDTRDVLDEYSKAYLIKYEGFLGFDEYPPVRLNDAMTDLSLHVCKAIYEMERHAFLSGYYKAFSYGAHRCRRCDVCEVVQGGKGCRFPVEARPSLESAGIDVFQTAKNAGMYTEVVPDKVIMKPEQLPTFTLLL, encoded by the coding sequence ATGTCGAAGCCGTTAGACTTACTAGAAAAGGAGCTGCGTGATATGGCCCTGAAGAGCGGGGCATCCGACCTTCAGTTTATCATGCCTTCACAAATAGTCACCGCCCACTGGGTGCGCCTTAAATGCCAGTTCGGGTGTAAGAACTATGGAACGAGGTATACGTGCCCGCCATACAGCCCTTCGCCCGAGGATACCAGGGATGTGCTGGACGAGTACTCGAAAGCCTACCTTATCAAGTACGAGGGCTTCCTGGGCTTCGACGAGTACCCGCCCGTGCGCCTGAATGACGCCATGACCGACCTTAGCCTGCACGTCTGCAAAGCGATCTACGAGATGGAAAGGCACGCCTTCCTTTCCGGCTACTACAAGGCCTTTTCCTACGGTGCCCACCGCTGCCGGAGATGTGATGTATGCGAGGTGGTCCAGGGCGGCAAAGGCTGCCGGTTCCCGGTGGAAGCCCGGCCGTCGCTCGAATCCGCCGGCATCGACGTGTTCCAGACCGCAAAGAATGCGGGTATGTATACCGAGGTCGTCCCTGACAAAGTGATCATGAAGCCAGAACAGCTGCCTACGTTTACGCTGTTATTAA
- a CDS encoding NAD(P)H-dependent oxidoreductase, whose product MPKWKCGVCGYEMDGDSPPDNCPSCGSLKEEFYEKGKRPKDDLSGKPELLIINGSKHRAHNTAYFASIAEQVAKEYGVSYKLLHLNDYNIEHCWCCYSMREEECRLPCRNAFDDMHKFHELILNAKAVLIVSPINWNGMPSRLKAFLDRLTCIENMYLIDRSMPLAGRTVGIIVNGHEDGAYKTAFDIFMVFQNLGYILAPYGIAYSTHGRAYQSETDHAYFKEDKLMDEFVRNVTHNVISFSRLGIDSKMDIRPSCE is encoded by the coding sequence ATGCCTAAATGGAAATGCGGCGTCTGCGGCTACGAGATGGACGGGGATTCGCCCCCCGATAACTGCCCTTCGTGCGGCTCGCTAAAAGAAGAATTTTACGAAAAAGGAAAGCGTCCTAAGGATGATCTCAGCGGGAAGCCCGAGCTTCTCATCATCAACGGCTCGAAGCACCGGGCCCATAATACGGCATACTTTGCCTCCATCGCGGAGCAGGTGGCGAAAGAGTACGGCGTATCCTACAAGCTTCTACACCTGAACGACTACAACATCGAGCACTGCTGGTGCTGCTACAGCATGAGGGAAGAGGAGTGCCGTCTGCCGTGCCGAAATGCTTTTGACGATATGCACAAGTTCCACGAGCTGATCCTGAACGCTAAGGCCGTCCTCATTGTCAGTCCGATTAACTGGAACGGTATGCCTTCCCGGCTCAAGGCTTTCCTGGACCGTCTGACCTGCATCGAGAATATGTACCTCATCGACAGGTCCATGCCGCTGGCGGGCCGGACCGTCGGCATTATCGTGAATGGCCACGAGGACGGCGCCTATAAGACGGCCTTTGATATTTTTATGGTCTTCCAGAATCTGGGCTACATCCTCGCGCCTTATGGTATCGCCTATTCGACCCACGGGCGGGCCTACCAGAGCGAGACCGACCACGCCTACTTTAAAGAGGATAAGCTGATGGACGAGTTCGTACGGAACGTCACGCACAACGTTATCTCATTTTCGCGATTAGGCATCGATAGTAAAATGGATATAAGGCCCAGCTGCGAGTGA
- a CDS encoding DHH family phosphoesterase: MSDMSKLDELSGLAKPAANKIKAQPFVRVVSHHDADGITACGIVCHMLQRLNIPFQATIVSNLDDSIEEHLEPDQFVIFCDMGSGQPDIVNKYEAVILDHHMMLDGHRQLHVNPQLIGVDGGSEVSGSGVAYALARLMGKNSDLAGLAISGAIGDKQKMISVNADILAEGIKAGAITSKKGLKLGRGPLVKVLASSTDPYFDFSGYPEEAEKFIGELGLHGNIEALAPEDLKKLSSALTLKLLKKSPPDTIDSLIGDAYVLNSELIRDVYDFTNTVNSCGKLGVPGLGLSVCLRYRPAVEEAEARRFEYAGEILKAFHEAFSRINECGSLRYVDICCSDVTGAIASTIIRYVLPDKPVIVLNTEDGNVKISARGTADLISKGLDLSVAIRESAKKVGGIGGGHKIASGGMIPLGNEKTFLAAANDIIGRQLNGHV, from the coding sequence ATGAGCGACATGTCGAAGCTGGATGAGCTTTCGGGCCTCGCGAAGCCCGCCGCAAATAAAATAAAGGCGCAACCGTTCGTCCGGGTCGTGTCTCACCACGACGCGGACGGCATCACGGCATGCGGCATCGTCTGCCACATGCTGCAGCGCCTCAATATTCCTTTTCAGGCGACTATCGTAAGCAATCTTGATGACTCTATCGAAGAGCATCTGGAACCGGACCAGTTCGTCATCTTTTGCGATATGGGCTCCGGCCAGCCGGACATCGTTAATAAGTACGAGGCGGTCATCCTGGACCACCACATGATGCTGGACGGCCACCGGCAGCTGCACGTGAACCCTCAACTAATTGGCGTCGACGGTGGCTCGGAGGTCTCCGGCTCCGGCGTCGCCTACGCGCTGGCCAGGCTCATGGGCAAGAACTCGGATCTAGCGGGCCTGGCAATATCAGGCGCTATCGGCGACAAGCAAAAGATGATCAGCGTCAATGCCGATATTCTCGCCGAGGGCATAAAGGCCGGCGCGATCACGTCCAAGAAAGGCCTAAAGCTCGGTCGAGGGCCGCTGGTAAAAGTGCTTGCCTCCTCCACCGACCCGTATTTTGACTTTTCCGGCTACCCCGAGGAAGCGGAAAAGTTCATCGGTGAGCTGGGCCTTCACGGTAATATAGAGGCGCTGGCGCCCGAGGACCTGAAAAAATTATCGAGCGCGCTGACCCTGAAGCTGTTAAAAAAATCGCCGCCAGACACCATCGATTCCCTCATAGGCGACGCGTACGTCCTCAATTCTGAGCTGATCAGGGACGTATACGATTTTACCAATACCGTTAATTCCTGCGGCAAGCTGGGGGTCCCGGGCCTGGGGCTGTCCGTCTGCCTGCGCTACCGGCCGGCCGTCGAGGAGGCGGAGGCCCGGCGCTTCGAGTACGCCGGCGAGATACTGAAGGCGTTTCACGAGGCTTTCTCGAGAATAAACGAGTGTGGCTCGCTCAGGTACGTGGACATTTGCTGCTCGGACGTCACGGGCGCCATCGCCTCGACGATCATACGGTATGTGCTGCCCGATAAGCCCGTCATCGTCCTCAATACCGAGGATGGCAACGTCAAGATATCCGCCCGGGGCACTGCCGATCTGATCAGTAAGGGCCTGGACCTTTCCGTGGCTATCAGAGAGAGCGCAAAGAAGGTCGGCGGCATCGGCGGCGGCCATAAGATCGCCTCCGGCGGCATGATACCCCTCGGCAACGAGAAGACGTTCCTGGCGGCCGCAAACGATATTATCGGGAGGCAGTTGAATGGTCACGTGTAA
- a CDS encoding general stress protein: protein MAGEGKKGMTVREAGHKGGEKVAETHGKEFYQEIGQKGGEKTAKTHGHDFYQEIGQKGGEKVAETRGKEFYEEIGHKGGQKVKKLIKEGKEGEKK from the coding sequence ATGGCAGGGGAAGGTAAGAAGGGAATGACCGTACGGGAGGCCGGTCACAAGGGCGGCGAAAAGGTCGCTGAGACCCATGGAAAAGAGTTCTACCAGGAGATCGGGCAAAAGGGCGGCGAGAAGACGGCAAAGACCCACGGCCACGATTTCTACCAGGAAATCGGACAGAAGGGCGGCGAAAAGGTGGCCGAGACCCGGGGTAAGGAATTCTACGAGGAGATCGGCCATAAAGGCGGCCAGAAAGTCAAGAAGCTCATTAAAGAGGGTAAAGAAGGAGAAAAGAAGTAA
- a CDS encoding LytR/AlgR family response regulator transcription factor, with product MDSLLIVDDNMELLCLYKKFISHYGKYDIAGMAGNGKDAIIKYKKMKKKPDLVLMDVNMPDIDGISAAKEIQRYDKKANIIFVTAEQIYHSDLPPELSDTDILRKPFSRAEFISAIAKALRKHPADEN from the coding sequence ATGGATAGCCTACTTATTGTAGATGATAATATGGAATTGCTTTGCCTGTACAAAAAATTCATCTCCCATTACGGAAAATACGACATCGCGGGCATGGCCGGGAATGGAAAGGATGCCATAATTAAATATAAAAAGATGAAAAAGAAGCCGGACCTGGTCTTAATGGACGTGAATATGCCGGATATCGACGGAATTTCCGCCGCGAAGGAGATCCAGCGATATGATAAAAAGGCAAATATCATCTTTGTTACAGCGGAGCAGATATATCATTCGGATCTGCCGCCCGAGCTTTCGGATACGGATATACTGAGAAAGCCCTTCTCCAGGGCGGAATTCATCAGTGCCATCGCAAAGGCGTTGCGAAAGCATCCGGCCGACGAAAACTAA
- a CDS encoding nucleoside triphosphate pyrophosphohydrolase yields the protein MGLMKKLVRDRVPDIIRQNGREPEVERVSGEWMSLALKDKLVEEACELRQSDDMYEELADVLEVVDAIVEYYGIDRARLELAKKEKLDRVGGFKEGFMLSNEKHLAKGE from the coding sequence ATGGGACTCATGAAGAAGCTCGTAAGGGACCGGGTGCCTGACATCATCCGCCAGAACGGCCGAGAGCCCGAAGTCGAGCGGGTCTCGGGCGAGTGGATGAGTCTGGCTTTAAAGGATAAGCTCGTCGAAGAGGCCTGTGAGCTGCGCCAGTCGGACGATATGTATGAGGAGCTGGCCGACGTGCTGGAAGTCGTGGACGCAATTGTCGAGTATTACGGCATCGACCGGGCACGGCTTGAGCTGGCAAAAAAAGAAAAGCTGGACCGTGTCGGCGGATTTAAGGAAGGCTTCATGCTCTCTAACGAAAAGCATTTGGCCAAAGGTGAATAA
- a CDS encoding glutaredoxin domain-containing protein, whose protein sequence is MAEIRIYSQPSCPACNELKEYLIGKGVQFTDYNILEDDKALDEMLHVHKVRVTPLVIIGDKKFIGFDVEALENALAENR, encoded by the coding sequence ATGGCCGAAATCCGCATATACTCCCAGCCGTCCTGTCCGGCATGCAACGAACTCAAGGAATACCTTATAGGCAAGGGCGTACAATTTACGGACTACAATATACTGGAGGACGATAAGGCGCTGGACGAGATGCTCCACGTCCACAAGGTCCGGGTGACGCCCCTCGTCATCATCGGCGATAAAAAGTTCATCGGATTCGACGTCGAAGCACTGGAAAATGCTCTCGCCGAAAATCGATAA
- the speB gene encoding agmatinase: MNTNLFADACSSFEDAEFVLYGVPFDATSSYRKGSKWAPLEMRRASYNFETYNGDLDVDLADVPIHDMGDCDVYCSVDDTLNEVYGVASQIVKAKKIPIMMGGEHSLTYPCVKAYKGKIGFVVMDAHYDLREEYEGIRNSHACVSRHIIDDLTDKYVSIGIRSGPKEEYEYVKKNKKIRSYTANDVDEMGIEKILKETEAYLRDCDRIYLSLDMDAIDPAYAPGLGTPEPFGMTPRQVRTVIRRLAPKTVGFDVVEISPEYDQGITAQLGAKLIREFIAAKWKSMKKK, translated from the coding sequence TTGAACACGAATCTTTTTGCCGACGCCTGTAGCTCTTTCGAAGATGCGGAATTTGTGCTCTACGGAGTCCCGTTCGATGCCACCTCGTCCTACCGGAAGGGCTCCAAGTGGGCGCCGCTGGAAATGCGCAGGGCTTCCTATAACTTCGAGACCTATAACGGCGACCTGGACGTGGACCTGGCGGACGTCCCCATCCACGACATGGGCGACTGCGACGTGTACTGTTCCGTGGACGACACGCTGAACGAGGTCTACGGCGTCGCCTCGCAGATCGTTAAAGCGAAAAAGATCCCCATCATGATGGGCGGCGAGCACTCGCTGACATATCCCTGCGTTAAAGCCTATAAGGGCAAGATCGGCTTCGTGGTCATGGACGCGCACTATGATCTGCGGGAAGAGTACGAGGGTATACGGAACAGCCACGCCTGTGTCTCCAGGCACATAATCGACGACCTCACGGATAAGTACGTGTCCATCGGAATCCGAAGCGGGCCGAAGGAAGAATACGAGTACGTGAAAAAGAATAAAAAGATCCGCTCGTACACTGCGAACGACGTCGACGAGATGGGTATCGAAAAGATATTAAAAGAGACCGAAGCATACCTGAGGGACTGCGACAGGATCTACCTCTCGCTGGACATGGACGCCATTGACCCGGCCTACGCCCCGGGCCTGGGCACGCCGGAGCCCTTCGGCATGACGCCACGCCAGGTAAGGACGGTCATCCGGCGCCTCGCCCCGAAGACCGTGGGCTTCGACGTCGTCGAGATCTCGCCCGAGTATGACCAGGGCATCACCGCTCAGCTAGGCGCCAAACTCATCCGTGAATTTATCGCCGCGAAATGGAAATCCATGAAAAAAAAATAA
- the speD gene encoding S-adenosylmethionine decarboxylase, producing the protein MYNRFAPGEEIWGLEASLDIHGCNDKIDNADAVKNYVVELCELIKMKRYGPCLVERFGAPGTDLEGLSMFQFIETSCISGHFSPSTKSAYINVFSCADYDPEVVRKFTEKYFGAHDTKMLVNPRK; encoded by the coding sequence ATGTATAATAGATTCGCCCCTGGCGAAGAAATCTGGGGCTTAGAAGCGAGCCTGGACATTCACGGCTGTAACGATAAGATCGACAATGCGGACGCGGTTAAAAATTATGTGGTCGAGCTCTGTGAGCTTATTAAGATGAAACGGTATGGGCCCTGCCTCGTCGAGCGCTTCGGCGCCCCCGGCACGGACCTGGAAGGGCTTTCGATGTTCCAGTTCATCGAGACGTCCTGTATCAGCGGCCATTTCTCTCCCTCGACAAAGAGCGCCTACATAAACGTTTTCAGCTGCGCCGACTATGACCCCGAAGTGGTCAGGAAATTCACTGAGAAGTATTTCGGTGCACACGATACCAAGATGCTGGTTAACCCCCGCAAATAA
- a CDS encoding NAD(+)/NADH kinase codes for MKAKSVGIISRLDVKDSKGYIPSMVKKLSYRVKLYLDPVTAALAGVSEATEIDEMYADLVLVFGGDGTILRSLQLLPKPTPILGINMGEVGFLTVIDPETALYMIDRVLDDYEVVERARLAVKLNDFELPCAMNEAVIITSRPAKISQFKIFVDDKFMEDFRADGVVIATPTGSTAYAMSAGGPILDPRVDGIIIVPLAPYKLSARPWVVPGKSKIKLELMREDKESMVVVDGQYTASVRKSDVLTFTGCDTPALFVKFGDKFYDIVREKLGR; via the coding sequence ATGAAGGCGAAGTCGGTCGGCATCATCTCAAGGCTCGATGTCAAGGACTCGAAGGGCTATATCCCGTCAATGGTAAAGAAGCTTTCCTACAGGGTGAAGCTGTACCTGGACCCGGTGACCGCGGCGCTCGCCGGCGTCTCCGAGGCCACGGAGATCGACGAGATGTACGCCGACCTGGTCTTAGTGTTCGGCGGCGATGGGACGATATTACGCTCTCTCCAGCTTTTACCGAAGCCCACGCCGATCCTGGGCATCAACATGGGCGAAGTCGGGTTCCTGACGGTAATCGACCCCGAAACGGCGCTTTATATGATCGACCGTGTCCTGGACGATTACGAAGTGGTCGAGCGCGCCCGGCTGGCGGTTAAGCTAAACGACTTTGAGCTTCCCTGCGCCATGAACGAGGCGGTCATCATCACGTCCAGGCCGGCGAAGATATCGCAGTTCAAGATCTTCGTGGACGACAAGTTCATGGAGGACTTCCGGGCTGACGGTGTCGTCATCGCCACTCCAACCGGCTCGACGGCCTATGCCATGAGCGCCGGAGGGCCGATCCTCGACCCCCGGGTGGACGGCATCATCATCGTGCCGCTGGCGCCGTATAAGCTGTCGGCAAGGCCCTGGGTGGTCCCGGGAAAAAGCAAGATCAAGCTCGAGCTGATGCGGGAAGATAAGGAGTCCATGGTGGTGGTGGACGGCCAGTATACCGCCAGCGTCCGGAAGAGCGACGTCCTCACCTTCACGGGATGTGATACGCCCGCCCTGTTCGTGAAGTTCGGGGATAAGTTCTACGACATCGTCAGGGAAAAGCTCGGGCGGTAA
- a CDS encoding alkaline phosphatase family protein codes for MKLSPHFVDPASYGTYSLSCIPGTILSALTPETPERRLPDDALDGRSGKYDRVVLIVIDGLGFDHFRALKKSLPFLKELCRRGNSMRLGTQFPSTTACNVTTLNTGQTVAKHGIFEWFYYEPAAGEIIAPLLYSCGRRIHERNSLLSKKSVKPEALYPEQSFYRKLAEHGVRSYTFQDAEYASSEYTNVVLDGAARYGFLSPSDGLVNLAKAAIEAPAKAYFYFYFDKVDSLSHHYGPGSPEALAEAETFIMALERLFWDRVADRLNNTLFMLTADHGQASIDPSKCVYLNVEFPELKGCMKKSKSGRYLAPAGSCRDMFLYIKDDRLDGAYHLLADGLHGKAAVAKTTELIENGYFGEPYISEALEGRLGNLVILPYENECVWWYKKGLFEIDFLGHHGGLTKPEMEIPFMAWDL; via the coding sequence ATGAAGCTTTCCCCGCATTTCGTCGACCCGGCATCCTATGGCACTTATAGCCTCTCCTGCATACCAGGGACCATACTCTCGGCGCTGACACCGGAAACGCCGGAGCGCAGGCTTCCCGACGACGCGCTCGATGGGCGGTCCGGCAAGTACGACAGGGTCGTGCTCATCGTGATCGACGGCCTTGGTTTTGACCATTTCAGGGCGTTAAAGAAAAGCCTCCCCTTCTTAAAGGAATTATGCAGACGCGGTAATTCCATGCGCCTGGGCACCCAGTTCCCGTCCACGACCGCCTGTAACGTCACGACCCTGAATACCGGCCAGACCGTGGCGAAGCACGGCATTTTCGAGTGGTTCTACTACGAGCCGGCGGCAGGCGAGATCATCGCTCCGCTGCTATATTCCTGCGGCCGGCGTATCCATGAGCGCAATTCCCTGTTATCGAAAAAGAGCGTAAAGCCGGAGGCACTATATCCCGAACAGAGCTTTTACCGAAAGCTGGCAGAACATGGCGTCAGGAGCTATACTTTCCAGGATGCCGAATATGCCAGCTCGGAGTATACAAATGTCGTCTTAGACGGTGCCGCAAGATACGGGTTTTTATCGCCCTCCGACGGGCTGGTCAACCTGGCGAAGGCGGCCATAGAAGCGCCTGCAAAGGCGTACTTTTACTTCTATTTCGATAAAGTCGATTCGCTCTCCCACCATTACGGCCCGGGCTCGCCGGAAGCGCTGGCCGAGGCCGAGACGTTCATCATGGCTCTTGAGCGCCTGTTCTGGGATCGTGTGGCGGACAGGCTGAATAATACACTTTTTATGCTGACCGCCGACCACGGCCAGGCCTCAATCGATCCGTCAAAATGCGTTTACCTGAACGTCGAGTTCCCGGAGCTGAAGGGCTGCATGAAAAAATCGAAAAGCGGACGTTATCTCGCCCCCGCCGGGTCCTGCCGCGACATGTTCCTCTATATTAAGGACGACAGGCTGGACGGCGCTTATCATTTGCTCGCCGACGGGCTACACGGTAAGGCGGCCGTGGCGAAAACCACGGAGCTTATCGAGAATGGATATTTTGGCGAGCCGTACATCTCAGAGGCGCTGGAGGGCAGGCTCGGTAACCTCGTCATTCTGCCCTATGAAAACGAATGCGTCTGGTGGTACAAGAAAGGCCTCTTTGAGATCGATTTCCTGGGGCACCATGGAGGTCTCACGAAACCGGAGATGGAGATACCATTCATGGCCTGGGACTTATGA
- a CDS encoding 30S ribosomal protein S15 gives MAKMHTRRKGRARSVRPVRKTPPTWLTIKKEEVEKLVLNLNGQNVPQAQIGLVLRDKYGIPDIAQVTGRKVEKILKENNAAPKVPEDLTNLIRKAIGLHKHLDVNHHDLHNKRALQLTESKIRRLVKYYHNSGVLPMDWVYTPDTAEILISR, from the coding sequence ATGGCTAAAATGCACACAAGAAGAAAGGGCAGGGCAAGGTCCGTGAGACCCGTAAGGAAGACACCGCCCACCTGGTTAACCATCAAGAAGGAAGAAGTCGAAAAGCTCGTTCTTAACCTTAATGGCCAGAACGTCCCCCAGGCCCAGATCGGCCTGGTCTTAAGGGATAAGTACGGCATCCCCGATATCGCGCAAGTCACCGGCAGGAAGGTCGAGAAAATACTGAAGGAAAACAACGCTGCGCCCAAGGTGCCCGAAGACCTGACCAACCTCATCCGGAAGGCCATCGGCCTCCACAAGCACCTGGACGTCAATCACCACGACCTCCACAACAAGCGGGCACTACAGCTCACCGAGTCGAAGATCCGCCGTCTGGTCAAGTACTACCACAACAGCGGCGTACTGCCGATGGACTGGGTATACACGCCGGACACGGCCGAGATCCTTATCTCGAGATAA
- a CDS encoding KEOPS complex subunit Pcc1 → MVTCKARLSIESCDAQVLAKSVSADNLPYVRTRYEGGHVITDIEVDSIGSMLVTLDDILVNLKVANDVVCGRNADEDIKD, encoded by the coding sequence ATGGTCACGTGTAAGGCTCGCCTGTCCATCGAGTCCTGCGACGCGCAGGTGCTGGCAAAGTCAGTCAGCGCCGATAACCTGCCTTATGTCAGGACCCGCTACGAGGGCGGCCACGTCATCACGGACATCGAAGTCGACAGTATCGGCTCGATGCTCGTCACGCTGGACGACATCCTGGTCAACCTGAAAGTCGCCAACGATGTAGTCTGCGGGCGCAATGCCGACGAGGATATAAAAGACTAG
- the serS gene encoding serine--tRNA ligase codes for MLELKFVRNNPEAVREALNKRHAGTESLDQLLEYDKAWRESLKEGDALKHERNTVSLEIAKLKKDKKDAKEKIDEMRGISDRIKAIDEQLRDYESRMQDLLLNIPNIPSTTTPVGRDENDNPVVRVVGEPTKFSFTPKNHWDIGEDLDVLDFKRAVKISGEGFTVYKGMGARLERALINFMLDVHARQGYTEVFPPVLMNERAMTGTGQLPKFKEDMYACTDGYYLAPTAEVPVTNLFMDEYVENLPVCLTAYTACFRREAGKHGQDTRGIIRQHQFNKVELVKFTTPETSYGEHEKLTRDAEEILQLLKLPYRVINLCTGDLGFSAAKTYDIEVWVPAQGKYREISSCSNFENYQARRANIRYRTSEGPKFVHTLNGSGLAVGRTVVAILENYQREDGSVEIPEVLRPYMGGATEITKASK; via the coding sequence ATGCTGGAATTAAAGTTCGTACGCAACAATCCCGAGGCCGTCCGCGAGGCGCTTAATAAAAGGCACGCCGGCACGGAGTCCCTCGATCAGCTCTTAGAATACGATAAAGCCTGGAGAGAGTCCTTAAAAGAGGGCGATGCCTTAAAGCATGAGAGGAACACGGTTTCCCTCGAGATCGCAAAGCTAAAGAAAGATAAGAAGGATGCGAAGGAAAAGATCGACGAGATGCGCGGCATCTCTGACCGCATCAAGGCGATCGATGAGCAGTTGCGCGACTACGAATCCAGAATGCAGGACCTGCTGCTTAATATCCCCAACATTCCCAGCACGACTACGCCCGTCGGTAGGGACGAGAACGACAATCCCGTCGTGCGGGTGGTGGGCGAGCCGACGAAATTCAGCTTCACCCCGAAGAACCACTGGGACATCGGCGAAGACCTGGACGTCCTGGACTTCAAGAGGGCCGTCAAAATTTCTGGCGAAGGCTTCACCGTCTATAAGGGCATGGGCGCCAGGCTCGAAAGGGCGCTCATCAATTTCATGCTGGACGTGCACGCCCGCCAGGGATACACCGAAGTATTCCCGCCCGTGCTCATGAATGAGCGGGCCATGACCGGCACCGGCCAGCTTCCGAAGTTCAAGGAGGACATGTACGCCTGCACGGACGGCTACTACCTGGCCCCGACAGCGGAAGTGCCCGTCACGAACCTCTTTATGGACGAGTACGTGGAGAACCTTCCCGTCTGCCTGACCGCTTATACGGCCTGCTTCCGCCGGGAGGCCGGCAAGCACGGCCAGGATACCCGCGGCATTATCCGCCAGCACCAGTTCAACAAGGTCGAGCTCGTCAAGTTCACGACTCCGGAGACTTCCTACGGGGAGCACGAAAAGCTCACCCGCGATGCCGAGGAGATACTTCAGCTGCTCAAGCTGCCTTACCGGGTCATTAACCTGTGCACGGGCGACTTAGGCTTCTCTGCCGCAAAGACTTATGACATCGAAGTTTGGGTCCCGGCGCAGGGCAAGTACCGGGAGATCTCGTCCTGCTCTAACTTTGAGAATTACCAGGCCAGGCGCGCCAATATCCGCTACCGCACCTCCGAGGGCCCGAAGTTCGTCCACACGCTCAACGGCTCCGGTCTCGCTGTGGGCCGCACGGTCGTCGCCATCCTGGAGAACTACCAGCGCGAGGACGGCAGCGTGGAGATCCCCGAGGTGCTCAGGCCCTACATGGGCGGCGCCACAGAGATCACAAAGGCCTCCAAATAA